In a single window of the Flavobacterium sp. W4I14 genome:
- a CDS encoding putative ABC transport system permease protein (product_source=KO:K02004; cog=COG0577; ko=KO:K02004; pfam=PF02687,PF12704; transmembrane_helix_parts=Inside_1_20,TMhelix_21_43,Outside_44_281,TMhelix_282_304,Inside_305_324,TMhelix_325_347,Outside_348_373,TMhelix_374_396,Inside_397_420,TMhelix_421_443,Outside_444_666,TMhelix_667_689,Inside_690_718,TMhelix_719_738,Outside_739_750,TMhelix_751_773,Inside_774_790) has product MFRLNLKIALRNLWKNKGFSLINIGGLALGLASCMLLLLYISYEFGFDKQFKNYSTTYVAHTNMKANDKVHSWAWTPGLLAPELKEKYAGIVNAARSSYPFQQLISYKDIKIKNRGLFVDPSFLEILDYKFLSGDAVSPLKDINSVILTQSLSRKLFVNENPVGKIVKLDNKDGLKVEAVIADLPANSSIRFDYLMPWKLNEKKNEWVSKQGWGSNFCLTLVQLQNSNLLNRVNAEVKNIYKTHDNESNTNELFLHPLSKWHLYDEFENGVTVGGKIGQLEIFFMLAICILLIACVNFMNLSTARSEKRAKEVGVRKAIGSSRKSLIAQFILESTLLSLIGTIVAFTLVEISLPYFNNLLNITLIIQYNDWRYWATLIGLVLFTGLLAGSYPAFYLSSFEPVKVLKGFSFKAGSAISIRKVLVVSQFVFAASLIVCTVVIYQQLNYIKNKPIGYNQGNLIQMAAMGNLTSSKKIDLLKTQLIKSGAAQNVSLLSMNIDEGGNNTSDINWHGKNPNEKVLFNQRGIGYDFIATTGTKMIEGREFDIEFPGDSNKVLINEAAVKIMGLKNPVGTVIDYGESKSTIIGVMKDFVAESPYQKVAPMIFNRIYKDEGGVILIRLNEAQNISTSLAQIDALVKAINPDYPVDRRFVGDSFEEKFQNEKLLGTLSNWFGGFAIFISCLGLLGLALFMAEQRKKEISIRKVLGASTANILTLLNKDFIKLVAIANVIAFPLAYIIINKWLSGYEYRISVSVLPFIVAISLSVIIAILTVSIQSVKVAKANPIDALKYE; this is encoded by the coding sequence ATGTTTAGATTAAACTTAAAAATCGCTTTGCGAAACCTTTGGAAGAACAAGGGATTTTCTTTAATAAATATTGGTGGCCTAGCTTTAGGGTTAGCTAGTTGTATGCTTCTATTATTATATATATCCTATGAATTTGGATTTGATAAGCAATTTAAGAATTACAGTACAACTTATGTTGCCCATACCAATATGAAAGCCAATGATAAAGTACACAGCTGGGCCTGGACACCTGGCTTACTGGCACCAGAGCTTAAAGAAAAATATGCAGGCATTGTAAACGCAGCAAGATCTTCTTACCCATTTCAGCAATTAATTAGTTATAAAGATATAAAAATCAAAAATAGAGGTTTGTTTGTCGATCCGTCTTTCTTAGAAATATTGGATTATAAATTTTTAAGTGGTGATGCTGTATCGCCACTTAAAGATATTAATAGCGTTATTTTAACTCAATCATTATCGAGGAAATTATTTGTAAACGAAAATCCAGTTGGTAAAATTGTAAAGCTAGATAATAAAGATGGATTAAAAGTTGAAGCAGTAATTGCTGATTTACCAGCGAATAGCAGTATAAGATTCGATTACTTAATGCCTTGGAAATTAAATGAAAAAAAGAATGAATGGGTATCGAAACAGGGATGGGGAAGTAATTTCTGTTTAACCCTGGTGCAATTGCAAAACAGTAATTTGTTGAATAGGGTAAATGCCGAAGTTAAAAATATTTATAAAACCCATGATAATGAATCGAATACCAACGAATTGTTTTTGCATCCTTTGTCGAAATGGCACTTGTATGATGAATTTGAAAATGGTGTAACTGTTGGTGGAAAAATAGGACAGCTGGAGATTTTCTTTATGTTGGCAATTTGTATTCTCCTCATTGCCTGTGTAAATTTTATGAATCTTTCTACCGCCCGATCAGAGAAAAGAGCAAAAGAAGTTGGCGTTCGTAAAGCAATTGGATCAAGTAGAAAATCATTAATAGCTCAGTTTATTCTCGAAAGTACTTTACTCTCTTTAATTGGAACTATTGTTGCCTTTACCTTAGTTGAAATTAGCCTGCCATACTTTAACAACTTGTTAAATATTACCCTGATTATCCAATATAATGATTGGAGATATTGGGCTACATTAATCGGATTAGTTTTATTTACCGGATTACTGGCTGGTAGTTATCCTGCATTTTACCTGTCGTCTTTTGAACCTGTAAAAGTGCTTAAGGGCTTCAGCTTCAAAGCTGGCTCAGCTATATCAATAAGAAAAGTGCTGGTCGTATCTCAATTTGTATTTGCAGCAAGCTTAATTGTTTGCACTGTTGTTATCTATCAGCAATTGAATTACATAAAAAATAAACCAATAGGTTATAATCAAGGTAACCTGATACAAATGGCAGCTATGGGTAATCTAACGAGCTCAAAAAAAATCGATTTATTAAAAACACAGCTAATCAAATCAGGTGCCGCTCAAAATGTTTCGTTACTCAGTATGAATATTGATGAAGGTGGTAATAATACATCAGATATTAATTGGCACGGCAAAAATCCCAATGAAAAAGTATTGTTTAACCAAAGGGGAATAGGGTATGATTTTATAGCTACTACAGGTACGAAGATGATAGAAGGAAGAGAATTTGATATTGAATTTCCAGGTGATTCTAACAAGGTTTTGATAAATGAAGCTGCTGTTAAAATAATGGGGCTTAAAAATCCAGTGGGTACAGTAATTGATTATGGTGAATCCAAATCTACGATTATTGGCGTAATGAAAGATTTTGTTGCTGAATCTCCGTATCAAAAAGTAGCACCAATGATTTTTAATCGAATTTACAAAGATGAAGGAGGCGTAATTTTAATTCGACTAAACGAGGCACAAAACATCAGCACTTCGCTGGCACAAATCGATGCGCTAGTAAAAGCTATAAACCCAGATTATCCCGTAGATAGAAGATTTGTCGGTGATTCTTTTGAAGAAAAATTTCAAAACGAAAAGCTTCTGGGTACACTGTCAAACTGGTTCGGTGGTTTTGCCATCTTTATCTCCTGCCTGGGTTTACTTGGTTTAGCTTTATTTATGGCCGAGCAGCGTAAAAAAGAGATCAGTATCCGCAAAGTTTTGGGCGCCAGTACAGCCAACATCCTTACTTTATTGAACAAAGATTTTATAAAACTGGTTGCAATAGCCAATGTAATTGCATTTCC
- a CDS encoding putative ABC transport system permease protein (product_source=KO:K02004; cog=COG0577; ko=KO:K02004; pfam=PF02687,PF12704; superfamily=82693; transmembrane_helix_parts=Inside_1_20,TMhelix_21_43,Outside_44_280,TMhelix_281_300,Inside_301_329,TMhelix_330_352,Outside_353_371,TMhelix_372_394,Inside_395_419,TMhelix_420_442,Outside_443_665,TMhelix_666_688,Inside_689_717,TMhelix_718_737,Outside_738_749,TMhelix_750_772,Inside_773_789), giving the protein MFKLNLKIALRNLWKNKGFSLINIGGLAIGLASCMVLLLYVAYEWSYDKQFSNHDKTYVVYQNMEASGKTFSWAWTPNVMAKEVQEKIPGVKYASHTTYPRKQLITVGDNKINSSAIFADQNFIKILDYKFLEGNSAQALKDVNTIILTKSFATKLFGNEDPINKMVKLENQEALKVEAVIEDAPANSSLTFECIMPWALFEKRENWVKEGNWGNNMCLTLVQLKDNNSFTAANDLMHGIYKRNQKDNLSVALLHPLTKWHLYDDFVNGKSVGGKIDQLKIFLLLAFCILLIACVNFMNLSTARSERRAKEVGVRKAIGSTRKSLINQFFLESLLITFIATVLAFILIEVSLPYFNSLLDIKLTIDYYNGQFWLTLLGLMILTGFIAGSYPALYLSSFEPIKVLKGFTLKADSSASVRKVLVVGQFVFAASLIICTAVIYQQLNYVKNKPIGYDQSNLIQIAAAGKMNDVVKLELLKTQLLESGAASGVTFFSTDFTEGGDNTTGVSWEGKNPNEAISFNHRTIGYDFVETIGTKMVSGREFSAKFPNDTSSVLLNEAAVKMMGLKNPIGKVITFWDKKLTTVGIVKDFVVESAYQRVAPMIFRVNQRDDARVIIVRLSPNQNISSSLAKIDDIVKQMEPNYPVNRKFVNESFEVKFKNEILLGSLSNWFGGFAIFISCLGLLGLALFMAEQRKKEISIRKVLGASTSNILVLLNKDFIKLVAIANLIAFPLAYIIVNKWLSAFEYRVSISALPFIAAISLSVIIAILTVSIQSVKVAKANPIDALKYE; this is encoded by the coding sequence ATGTTCAAATTAAACTTAAAAATCGCTTTGCGAAACCTTTGGAAAAACAAGGGATTCTCTTTGATCAACATTGGGGGATTAGCCATTGGCTTGGCCAGTTGTATGGTTTTGTTACTTTATGTCGCTTACGAGTGGAGCTACGATAAACAATTCTCCAATCACGATAAAACTTATGTAGTTTATCAAAACATGGAAGCAAGTGGTAAAACTTTTAGCTGGGCGTGGACACCAAATGTGATGGCTAAAGAAGTGCAAGAAAAAATTCCTGGCGTTAAATATGCCTCGCACACTACTTATCCGAGAAAACAACTGATTACTGTTGGCGACAATAAAATAAATAGCAGCGCAATATTTGCCGATCAGAATTTTATTAAAATATTGGATTATAAATTTCTTGAAGGTAATTCAGCACAGGCTTTAAAAGATGTAAATACCATTATCCTCACCAAATCTTTTGCAACAAAATTATTTGGAAATGAAGATCCTATTAATAAAATGGTAAAGCTGGAAAATCAGGAAGCATTAAAGGTTGAAGCCGTAATAGAAGATGCACCAGCAAATAGTAGTTTAACTTTTGAGTGCATCATGCCCTGGGCATTGTTCGAAAAACGAGAAAACTGGGTAAAAGAAGGCAATTGGGGAAATAATATGTGTTTAACGCTTGTCCAGTTAAAGGATAATAACTCTTTTACTGCTGCAAATGATTTGATGCATGGAATTTATAAGCGAAATCAAAAAGATAATTTGTCAGTGGCTTTATTACATCCTTTAACCAAATGGCATTTATATGATGATTTTGTAAATGGTAAATCTGTCGGAGGTAAAATAGATCAACTTAAAATATTTTTATTGCTGGCCTTTTGCATATTACTAATTGCCTGTGTAAATTTTATGAATTTATCTACAGCACGCTCAGAGCGTAGGGCAAAAGAAGTTGGTGTTCGTAAAGCAATTGGATCAACACGTAAATCGTTAATTAATCAGTTTTTTTTAGAATCGCTGCTCATCACATTTATCGCCACAGTTTTAGCTTTTATCTTAATTGAAGTTAGTTTACCATATTTTAATAGTTTGTTAGATATTAAATTAACAATCGATTACTATAATGGCCAATTTTGGTTAACATTATTGGGTTTAATGATTTTAACTGGATTTATTGCGGGCAGCTATCCTGCGCTGTATCTATCTTCTTTTGAGCCTATCAAAGTTTTAAAGGGTTTTACGCTTAAAGCAGATTCATCCGCTTCGGTGAGGAAAGTATTAGTAGTTGGTCAATTCGTTTTTGCGGCAAGTTTAATTATTTGTACAGCAGTAATTTATCAGCAACTTAATTATGTTAAAAATAAGCCAATCGGTTACGATCAATCCAATTTAATTCAAATAGCGGCAGCCGGTAAAATGAATGATGTTGTTAAGTTAGAATTGCTTAAAACGCAACTATTAGAATCAGGCGCTGCAAGCGGTGTTACTTTTTTTAGTACAGATTTTACTGAAGGTGGAGATAATACTACGGGTGTAAGTTGGGAAGGCAAAAACCCAAACGAGGCTATCTCTTTTAACCATAGAACAATAGGATATGATTTTGTTGAAACTATTGGAACCAAGATGGTTAGTGGTAGAGAGTTTTCTGCGAAATTTCCTAATGATACAAGTAGTGTATTGTTAAACGAAGCAGCAGTAAAAATGATGGGATTAAAAAATCCTATCGGTAAGGTTATTACTTTTTGGGATAAAAAGCTAACTACAGTTGGGATAGTAAAAGATTTTGTAGTAGAAAGTGCTTATCAAAGAGTGGCCCCAATGATTTTCAGGGTAAATCAAAGGGACGACGCGAGGGTTATCATTGTACGGTTAAGCCCAAATCAAAACATCAGCTCATCACTGGCTAAAATTGATGATATAGTAAAGCAAATGGAGCCTAATTATCCTGTTAACCGTAAATTTGTGAATGAATCTTTTGAAGTGAAATTTAAAAATGAAATACTTTTAGGTTCACTCTCAAACTGGTTTGGCGGTTTCGCAATTTTCATTTCTTGCTTAGGATTATTAGGCTTGGCGCTTTTCATGGCAGAGCAACGCAAAAAGGAAATCAGTATCCGTAAGGTTTTAGGTGCCAGCACTAGCAATATCCTCGTGTTGCTAAATAAAGATTTTATAAAATTGGTGGCCATTGCCAATCTTATCGCGTTCCCGTTAGCATATATCATTGTAAATAAATGGCTTTCAGCTTTCGAATATCGTGTCTCTATATCTGCATTGCCGTTTATAGCCGCCATTAGCCTTTCGGTAATCATTGCCATACTCACTGTAAGTATTCAATCGGTTAAAGTAGCGAAGGCAAACCCTATTGATGCATTAAAATATGAATAA
- a CDS encoding putative ABC transport system ATP-binding protein (product_source=KO:K02003; cath_funfam=3.40.50.300; cog=COG1136; ko=KO:K02003; pfam=PF00005; smart=SM00382; superfamily=52540; tigrfam=TIGR03608): MIKIENLEKVYKTEEVETTALNGINLHVAAGEFVSIMGPSGCGKSTLLNVMGLLDKPESGSYKFIDTELLTLNDRERSNFRKRNMGFVFQNFNLIDELTVFENIELPLIYNKIPAAERKKLVNEIIERMNIVNRSGHFPQQLSGGQQQRVAVARALVTKPKLVLADEPTGNLDSSHGNEVMELLCELNETGTTIVMVTHSSHDASFSNRIINLKDGHVISEKINKSRNEELI; the protein is encoded by the coding sequence ATGATTAAAATAGAAAATCTGGAAAAAGTTTACAAAACTGAAGAGGTAGAAACCACTGCGCTTAATGGGATTAATCTCCATGTTGCAGCAGGAGAATTTGTTTCCATCATGGGGCCATCGGGCTGTGGGAAATCTACCCTATTAAATGTAATGGGTTTGTTGGATAAGCCCGAAAGTGGAAGCTACAAATTTATCGATACGGAACTTTTAACGCTTAACGATAGAGAACGTTCAAATTTCCGTAAACGGAATATGGGGTTCGTTTTCCAGAATTTCAATTTGATTGATGAATTAACGGTTTTCGAAAACATCGAACTGCCACTAATTTATAACAAAATTCCAGCTGCAGAACGCAAGAAACTGGTAAATGAAATTATCGAAAGAATGAATATTGTAAACCGTAGCGGTCATTTTCCTCAACAGTTATCAGGTGGACAGCAGCAACGGGTAGCCGTAGCAAGAGCTTTGGTTACCAAACCCAAGTTGGTATTGGCCGATGAGCCTACCGGAAACCTGGATAGTTCTCATGGTAATGAAGTGATGGAGCTACTTTGCGAACTGAATGAAACCGGAACTACCATTGTAATGGTAACCCACTCTAGTCACGATGCCAGTTTTTCGAATAGAATCATCAATCTGAAAGATGGTCATGTAATTTCCGAAAAGATCAATAAAAGTAGAAACGAAGAGCTGATATAA
- a CDS encoding HlyD family secretion protein (product_source=KO:K02005; cath_funfam=2.40.50.100; cog=COG0845; ko=KO:K02005; pfam=PF13437; superfamily=111369; transmembrane_helix_parts=Inside_1_11,TMhelix_12_34,Outside_35_414) has protein sequence MDKKIEKKRFSTKTLLIIGGAIAFVAVVIYGYTLSLKKVYSADADKLTISKVEYGDFEDVVLLNASVVPLTSVIVSSSEGGTVAEIFTENGASVVKGTPLLRISNSNAMLSYTSSQTAATEQINQLRKSRLDLEQNQRVLNQDVLDVENSLRTATRQYRLDSSLFSKKVITLQEFNKSNQDYEYYQGKLKIVRQAIKQENQSRKMQLAQIDQSMGQMNESLEMIRKNIENMTIKAPVSGKLSSYDPVIGKSYNSNEMIGKIDVLQGYKLQAGVDEYYINRVKEGQTANCEFNGKTYNLTVSKVIPEVTAGQFQVEMVFKVAAPEGLRRGLSLQTKLTLSDNSKSLLLAQGQFFQSTGGSWVFVVNNGKATKKNVKIGRKNYLYYEILDGLQKGDEVITSSYDQFNQYDQVEINK, from the coding sequence ATGGATAAGAAAATAGAGAAAAAAAGATTTAGCACTAAAACCCTGTTAATTATAGGTGGAGCAATTGCTTTTGTAGCAGTTGTAATTTATGGCTATACTTTATCCCTTAAAAAAGTTTACAGTGCAGATGCCGATAAATTAACCATCAGTAAAGTAGAATATGGCGATTTTGAAGATGTTGTGTTATTAAATGCCAGTGTTGTTCCGTTAACCTCGGTAATTGTAAGTTCATCAGAAGGTGGAACAGTTGCCGAAATTTTTACTGAAAATGGTGCTTCGGTAGTTAAAGGAACCCCACTATTAAGAATCTCCAACTCGAATGCCATGTTGAGTTATACTTCAAGTCAAACAGCAGCAACTGAGCAGATTAATCAGCTGCGTAAATCGCGTTTAGATTTGGAGCAGAATCAGAGGGTTTTAAATCAGGATGTTTTAGATGTAGAAAATAGCTTACGAACAGCAACCCGTCAGTATAGATTAGATAGCTCACTATTTTCTAAAAAAGTAATCACACTTCAGGAATTTAATAAATCGAATCAGGATTACGAATATTACCAGGGTAAACTGAAAATTGTGCGTCAAGCGATTAAACAAGAAAACCAAAGTCGTAAGATGCAGTTGGCTCAGATCGATCAATCGATGGGGCAGATGAATGAAAGTTTAGAAATGATCCGCAAAAACATCGAAAATATGACCATTAAGGCGCCTGTATCTGGTAAACTATCTTCTTACGATCCAGTAATCGGTAAATCATATAATTCTAACGAAATGATAGGAAAGATTGACGTGTTGCAGGGTTATAAACTTCAGGCAGGAGTTGATGAATATTATATCAACCGGGTAAAAGAAGGACAAACCGCTAACTGTGAGTTTAATGGTAAAACTTATAACTTAACCGTGAGTAAAGTAATCCCTGAGGTTACAGCAGGTCAGTTTCAGGTCGAAATGGTTTTTAAGGTGGCAGCCCCTGAAGGTTTGCGTCGCGGATTATCGTTACAAACAAAACTAACCCTGTCTGACAATAGCAAATCGTTGCTTCTTGCCCAGGGACAGTTTTTCCAGAGTACAGGCGGCTCTTGGGTATTTGTAGTAAACAATGGTAAAGCCACCAAGAAAAACGTTAAAATCGGGCGAAAAAATTACCTGTACTATGAAATATTAGATGGTCTGCAGAAAGGCGACGAAGTAATCACTTCATCTTACGATCAGTTTAACCAATACGATCAGGTGGAGATTAATAAATAA
- a CDS encoding DNA-binding NtrC family response regulator (product_source=COG2204; cath_funfam=1.10.10.60,1.10.8.60,3.40.50.2300,3.40.50.300; cog=COG2204; pfam=PF00072,PF00158,PF02954; smart=SM00382,SM00448; superfamily=46689,52172,52540): MLDATVLIIDDDDDILLSARLFLKQQVKQVITCKSPKEINVLLSKNEIDIILLDMNYQKGASDGREGLYWLEHILSIDKDYVVILMTAFGNVELAVKAIKKGATDFILKPWENEKLFATISSASKLRESTKKVKKLEKIHSSLQKDLTRGFENIVGQADEINQLQNTLLKVAPTDANVLILGENGTGKQVFAYEIHGNSQRKNQVFMHVDLGSLNENLFESELFGYAKGAFTDAKEDKPGRFELADGGTIFLDEIGNLTLPLQAKLLSVLQNRTVTRLGESKERKVNVRLITATNMPLNEMVAKNTFRQDLLFRINTVELLLPALRKRGTDILLLANHFMQVFSSKYHKDIRKLSNKAQEALLQYKWPGNVRELQHVLERAVIMSDGADIAEEDLQLSPQRYAQNNAIPDEMALEDMEKMMVQKAIDKHKGNISKAAAELGLTRAALYRRIEKFGI, from the coding sequence ATGCTAGACGCCACAGTTTTAATTATCGATGACGATGACGATATCCTGCTTAGTGCCCGTTTGTTTTTAAAGCAGCAGGTAAAGCAGGTAATTACATGTAAATCGCCTAAAGAAATTAATGTTTTATTGAGCAAAAATGAAATTGATATCATCTTGCTGGATATGAACTACCAAAAGGGGGCCAGTGATGGCCGTGAAGGTCTTTATTGGCTAGAACATATTTTATCTATTGATAAGGATTATGTAGTAATACTAATGACTGCTTTTGGCAATGTTGAACTGGCAGTAAAGGCGATTAAAAAAGGCGCTACCGATTTTATTTTGAAACCCTGGGAAAATGAGAAGCTGTTTGCTACCATTTCTTCGGCATCTAAACTCCGTGAATCGACCAAAAAGGTAAAGAAACTAGAAAAAATACATTCATCACTCCAAAAAGACCTTACCCGTGGTTTCGAGAATATTGTTGGACAGGCAGATGAAATAAATCAATTACAGAATACGCTCTTAAAAGTAGCACCTACTGATGCCAATGTGCTTATTCTGGGCGAAAACGGAACGGGGAAACAAGTTTTTGCTTATGAAATCCATGGTAACTCGCAAAGGAAAAACCAGGTGTTTATGCATGTTGATTTAGGCTCATTAAACGAAAATTTATTTGAAAGCGAATTATTCGGTTATGCTAAAGGTGCTTTTACCGATGCCAAAGAAGATAAACCCGGTCGTTTTGAACTGGCCGATGGAGGAACGATCTTTTTAGACGAGATTGGAAATTTAACCTTACCGCTTCAGGCAAAACTCTTAAGCGTTTTGCAAAACCGTACAGTTACCCGTTTAGGTGAAAGTAAAGAGCGTAAGGTGAATGTCCGTTTAATAACGGCCACCAATATGCCCTTGAATGAAATGGTAGCTAAAAATACATTTAGACAGGATTTACTGTTCCGCATTAATACTGTTGAGCTTTTATTACCGGCCTTACGTAAACGCGGAACAGATATTCTACTTTTGGCCAATCATTTTATGCAGGTTTTTAGCTCAAAATACCATAAAGACATACGAAAACTAAGTAATAAGGCCCAGGAAGCACTTTTACAGTATAAGTGGCCGGGCAATGTACGTGAGTTACAGCACGTTTTAGAAAGAGCCGTTATTATGAGCGATGGTGCCGATATTGCGGAAGAAGATTTGCAGTTAAGTCCGCAGCGCTACGCACAGAACAACGCCATACCAGATGAAATGGCGCTTGAGGATATGGAAAAAATGATGGTGCAGAAAGCAATAGATAAGCACAAGGGAAATATATCAAAAGCCGCAGCAGAACTCGGTTTAACGAGAGCTGCGCTTTATAGAAGAATCGAGAAATTTGGAATCTAA
- a CDS encoding two-component system nitrogen regulation sensor histidine kinase NtrY (product_source=KO:K13598; cath_funfam=1.10.287.130,3.30.450.20,3.30.565.10; cog=COG5000; ko=KO:K13598; pfam=PF02518,PF13188; smart=SM00387,SM00388; superfamily=55785,55874; transmembrane_helix_parts=Outside_1_9,TMhelix_10_28,Inside_29_32,TMhelix_33_55,Outside_56_451) → MFYQRFTFRLIFRLLIINLLGYLLFYLIKNTQLWFTIIGVALILLGTVISLYYYINQIRSDINRFILAVKTRDHTLNFKNKVTKGSFPELYESFSDILQVHKQIRLEQEAMFQLIKTILEQVPVGVIVVNNTNQEENEEVAFFNQAASNLLGIPAYKYWHRVKQHLPTFTTEIEQILSGGKRFLELKIQDKLIQLSTEVIPLNLYGNNYTIISFQNIKDEIEQKETEAWNRLIGVISHEILNSITPISSLSDTINRMVTDKKNLTEDEMDDLKTALQTIQRRSSGLLDFVKDYRLIAELPTPNLESHTIGEILKHIKVLMQPFAKVRNVVLDVEQTSSKITIQLDLKLVEQVLINLITNSIYAVEDREHPHINVNYRLENTKLYIDVADNGKGIDASDLEKIFVPFYTTRKNGSGIGLTISRNIMKMHRGSIEVVSMPDNGTTFSLVFNYV, encoded by the coding sequence ATGTTTTATCAACGTTTTACTTTCCGTTTAATATTTCGCCTGTTGATTATCAATCTGCTGGGCTATCTCCTATTTTACCTGATTAAAAATACCCAGCTTTGGTTTACCATCATTGGCGTAGCTTTAATTTTATTGGGTACGGTTATTTCCCTTTATTACTATATCAATCAGATCCGATCAGATATCAACCGTTTCATTTTAGCCGTTAAAACGAGAGATCATACCCTAAATTTTAAAAATAAAGTAACTAAAGGCAGTTTCCCTGAGTTATACGAATCGTTCAGCGATATTTTACAGGTCCATAAACAGATCAGATTGGAACAGGAAGCGATGTTTCAGTTGATTAAAACCATTTTGGAACAGGTTCCCGTTGGTGTAATCGTGGTAAATAATACCAATCAGGAAGAGAATGAAGAGGTTGCATTTTTTAATCAGGCCGCTTCAAATCTTTTAGGCATTCCGGCGTATAAATATTGGCACAGGGTAAAGCAACACCTTCCTACCTTTACAACAGAAATAGAGCAGATCTTATCGGGTGGAAAAAGGTTTCTGGAATTGAAGATCCAGGATAAACTGATTCAATTATCTACCGAAGTTATTCCATTAAATCTTTACGGAAACAATTACACCATTATCAGTTTCCAAAACATTAAAGATGAGATTGAGCAAAAAGAAACGGAAGCATGGAATAGATTAATCGGTGTGATTTCACATGAGATCTTAAACTCAATTACCCCCATAAGTTCATTATCGGATACGATCAACCGGATGGTGACCGATAAAAAGAACCTCACAGAAGACGAAATGGACGATCTGAAAACGGCACTACAAACCATACAAAGAAGATCTTCTGGTCTGTTAGATTTTGTAAAGGATTATCGCCTAATTGCCGAGCTGCCTACACCAAACCTTGAATCGCATACCATTGGTGAAATACTGAAACACATTAAGGTATTGATGCAGCCATTTGCCAAAGTTAGAAATGTGGTATTGGATGTAGAACAAACCTCTTCAAAAATCACCATTCAGCTCGACCTGAAATTAGTTGAACAAGTGCTGATCAACCTCATTACCAATAGTATTTATGCTGTAGAGGACAGAGAACACCCACACATCAACGTAAATTACCGGTTAGAAAACACCAAATTATATATTGATGTTGCCGATAACGGAAAAGGCATCGATGCCAGTGATCTTGAAAAGATTTTTGTTCCATTTTACACCACCAGAAAAAATGGATCAGGAATAGGATTAACCATTAGCCGCAACATTATGAAAATGCACAGAGGCAGCATAGAAGTTGTTTCAATGCCAGATAATGGCACCACTTTTTCTCTGGTATTTAATTATGTTTAA